One genomic segment of Sanyastnella coralliicola includes these proteins:
- a CDS encoding VPS10 domain-containing protein, which produces MSYRCILLTLLCLAVSTVSFSQEDRSKDAFPTINEGLDFRCIGPFRGGRSAAVTGVEGEPMLFYMGTTGGGVWKTTNGGTTWDNISDGYFGGSIGAVAVSPSHPNVIYVGGGEVTVRGNVSPGTGMYRSNDGGRTWKSIGLPNSRHIPRVRIHPTDPNIVYAAVLGDLFKDSEERGVYKSIDGGDTWTKILYANERAGAVDLILDPVDPDILYASTWNVRRTPYDFSSGGEGSALWKSTDGGKNWESLMENEGMPEGTVGIIGVTVSPVDPDRVWAIIENDNGGVFRSEDGGKEWTKVNSDRSLRQRAWYYSRIYADTKDVNKVYVMNVAYHVSTDGGNSFKSAYAPHGDHHDLWIAPEDPSRLIIADDGGAQVSYDAGATWSTYQNQPTAQFYRVTTDDHFPYRIYGAQQDNSTIRIDSRSGRGFISDRNWESTAGGESAHLAPDPNDNDIVYGGSYGGFLTRYNHHTDMNRAINVWPDNPIGYGAEGMKYRFQWNFPIFFSPHDASKLYTCSQFLHVSRDGGGSWEIISPDLSRNDSIKLISSGGPITKDNTGVEYYATIFAAGESPYQKDLLWCGSDDGLIHVSQDGGANWKNVTPKKLPEWTMINSIEFDPFNKGGLFVAATRYKMGDYAPYLYHTTDYGQTWKLITEGIADEHFTRVIRADANAKGLLYCGTEFGLYISTNNGASWQPMQLNLPEVPITDLALKDNDLIVATQGRSFWILDDLNVIWDEMGNATSAAQPRLFNIHPTVGFGRNGKTSNTRGTNNPGGVPVFFFLPDDKAEVSVSFTNSQGDTIRTFSTNATDKANMLKVEKGLNRFDWDTRYERADDFDGMLMWWGTLDGPKAPPGSYAVHVSVNEQKMVTDFEILPDPRMEGTVADRQAQFEFLLEIRNKLDETHDAIRHMRTLQGQIKALNGRLDSDQNTALIDEGKRLDSVMTSIISVLYQTKLKSNQDMLNYPIRLNNKLAHVASLASMGIYAPTAQMIGVKEDITAQINEQLEKWYALRDESLKAYNAMIREQEVDVIGVKE; this is translated from the coding sequence ATGAGCTATCGCTGTATTCTCTTGACATTGTTGTGTCTAGCTGTTTCTACTGTTTCCTTTTCTCAAGAAGATCGTTCTAAGGATGCGTTTCCGACGATCAATGAAGGACTTGATTTCCGTTGTATTGGTCCGTTCCGTGGGGGGCGTTCTGCTGCGGTGACTGGTGTGGAGGGGGAGCCGATGCTCTTTTACATGGGGACGACCGGTGGTGGAGTTTGGAAAACCACCAATGGAGGGACGACTTGGGACAATATTTCCGATGGATATTTTGGTGGATCGATTGGAGCAGTGGCGGTTTCGCCTTCGCATCCGAATGTGATTTATGTGGGTGGTGGCGAAGTTACTGTTCGCGGAAACGTCTCACCTGGAACGGGGATGTACCGTTCCAATGATGGTGGAAGAACATGGAAGAGCATTGGACTGCCGAATTCACGACATATCCCTCGAGTGCGTATTCATCCGACTGATCCGAACATCGTTTACGCTGCGGTGCTTGGAGATCTATTTAAAGATTCAGAAGAACGAGGAGTTTACAAGTCGATTGATGGAGGGGATACATGGACGAAGATCCTTTACGCCAATGAGCGTGCGGGGGCGGTAGACTTGATTCTTGATCCGGTAGATCCGGATATCCTCTATGCAAGTACGTGGAATGTACGTCGTACTCCTTATGATTTCTCTTCTGGTGGTGAAGGTTCTGCCCTATGGAAATCTACGGATGGAGGTAAGAACTGGGAATCTTTGATGGAGAACGAAGGCATGCCTGAAGGTACCGTTGGGATTATTGGAGTGACCGTTTCCCCTGTGGACCCAGATAGAGTATGGGCGATCATAGAAAATGACAATGGTGGTGTGTTCCGTTCAGAAGACGGCGGAAAAGAATGGACGAAAGTCAACAGTGATCGCAGTTTGCGTCAGCGTGCGTGGTATTATTCGCGTATTTATGCTGACACCAAAGACGTGAATAAGGTGTACGTTATGAATGTAGCGTATCATGTTTCCACCGATGGTGGGAATAGTTTTAAGTCGGCTTACGCACCCCACGGAGATCACCATGATTTATGGATCGCTCCGGAAGATCCAAGTCGACTCATCATTGCAGACGATGGTGGAGCGCAGGTAAGTTATGATGCGGGTGCTACCTGGTCGACCTACCAGAATCAGCCAACAGCGCAGTTTTATCGCGTGACAACTGATGATCATTTCCCTTATCGTATTTACGGTGCGCAGCAGGATAATTCAACGATTCGCATTGATTCCCGTTCTGGACGAGGATTCATTTCTGATCGGAATTGGGAGTCGACTGCAGGAGGGGAGAGTGCTCACTTGGCGCCCGATCCTAATGATAATGACATTGTGTATGGAGGAAGCTATGGCGGTTTCTTAACGCGCTATAACCACCATACTGATATGAACCGCGCCATCAATGTTTGGCCCGATAACCCAATCGGTTATGGTGCGGAGGGTATGAAGTACCGTTTTCAATGGAACTTCCCGATCTTCTTTTCGCCGCACGATGCGAGCAAGTTGTATACCTGTTCTCAATTCTTACATGTCTCAAGAGATGGAGGTGGAAGCTGGGAGATTATTTCACCAGACTTAAGTCGGAACGATTCCATCAAGCTCATCTCTTCAGGTGGACCGATTACAAAAGACAATACCGGGGTGGAGTATTACGCTACCATCTTTGCAGCGGGTGAATCGCCATACCAGAAAGACCTGCTTTGGTGTGGTTCCGACGACGGTTTGATTCACGTTTCGCAAGACGGTGGTGCCAACTGGAAAAACGTGACACCAAAGAAGCTTCCAGAGTGGACGATGATCAATAGCATTGAGTTTGATCCATTCAATAAAGGAGGACTATTCGTTGCGGCTACCCGTTACAAGATGGGTGATTATGCGCCATACCTCTACCATACCACAGACTATGGTCAAACGTGGAAGTTGATCACGGAAGGCATTGCTGATGAGCACTTCACACGCGTGATCAGAGCCGATGCGAATGCTAAAGGGCTGTTGTATTGCGGAACAGAATTCGGACTGTACATCAGCACGAACAACGGCGCCTCGTGGCAACCGATGCAGTTGAATCTTCCGGAGGTTCCAATCACTGACCTGGCCTTGAAAGACAATGATTTGATCGTCGCAACCCAAGGGCGAAGCTTCTGGATTCTAGATGATTTGAATGTCATTTGGGATGAAATGGGCAACGCGACTTCAGCAGCTCAACCAAGGCTGTTCAACATTCATCCAACCGTTGGTTTCGGACGAAACGGAAAGACCTCAAACACGCGCGGGACGAATAATCCCGGTGGGGTACCTGTGTTCTTTTTCCTTCCAGATGACAAAGCAGAAGTATCTGTATCATTCACCAATAGTCAAGGAGATACCATCCGAACGTTCAGCACCAACGCTACGGATAAGGCCAACATGTTGAAAGTGGAAAAAGGCCTCAATCGCTTTGATTGGGATACACGCTATGAAAGGGCCGATGATTTCGACGGCATGCTCATGTGGTGGGGAACCCTCGACGGACCAAAAGCACCTCCAGGTAGCTATGCGGTTCATGTCTCTGTGAACGAACAGAAGATGGTGACCGATTTCGAGATCCTCCCAGACCCACGTATGGAAGGAACCGTAGCTGACCGCCAAGCACAGTTTGAGTTCCTTCTGGAGATCAGAAACAAGCTCGACGAAACCCACGATGCTATCCGCCACATGCGCACCCTCCAAGGTCAAATCAAAGCCTTGAACGGACGACTAGACAGCGACCAAAACACCGCACTCATCGACGAAGGAAAGCGTCTTGATTCCGTAATGACGAGTATCATCAGCGTCTTGTACCAAACCAAGTTGAAGAGTAACCAAGACATGCTGAACTACCCAATCAGGCTCAACAACAAGCTAGCGCACGTTGCATCCCTCGCGAGCATGGGAATCTACGCTCCAACAGCCCAAATGATCGGCGTAAAAGAAGACATCACCGCTCAAATTAATGAGCAGTTGGAGAAGTGGTACGCGCTTCGTGATGAATCACTAAAAGCTTACAACGCGATGATTCGTGAGCAGGAGGTGGATGTGATTGGAGTCAAGGAGTAA
- a CDS encoding YceI family protein, with product MRKLSFSFFLSLFLFLSADSFAQKEWEIARGYQVRFTTQGVEGTFTELDGDIVFSPAQLDASKFDMILYSRSIDTGMSKRDDQARGKKWLNSAYFPEITFVSDSIVQTETGFEVYGKVSLCGVERPATIPFTFKENEKGAEFSGYFSVNRKDFGIVGTTLGAMVSVGEVVRVDLWVPVVGKE from the coding sequence ATGCGTAAACTCTCATTTTCATTCTTCCTCTCCCTCTTCCTCTTCCTCTCTGCCGATTCTTTCGCTCAGAAGGAATGGGAAATCGCTCGAGGATATCAAGTGCGTTTCACGACCCAAGGGGTGGAGGGTACCTTCACAGAATTGGATGGTGACATTGTGTTTTCGCCAGCTCAATTGGATGCATCGAAGTTTGACATGATCCTGTACTCACGAAGCATCGATACGGGAATGTCGAAAAGAGATGATCAAGCGCGTGGCAAGAAGTGGTTGAACTCAGCTTACTTCCCAGAAATCACTTTCGTTTCAGATTCGATTGTCCAAACGGAAACAGGGTTTGAGGTGTATGGCAAAGTGAGCTTGTGCGGAGTTGAGCGACCGGCAACCATCCCTTTTACCTTCAAAGAAAACGAGAAGGGTGCTGAATTCTCAGGCTATTTCTCGGTGAACCGAAAAGACTTCGGCATAGTAGGTACAACTCTTGGAGCGATGGTTTCAGTGGGTGAGGTTGTGCGGGTTGATTTGTGGGTGCCTGTGGTGGGGAAGGAATAA
- a CDS encoding BamA/TamA family outer membrane protein — protein sequence MPRSLSFSFSLSFLFFLFSFLFLSTVSFGQEEKGIIRLWNRVFNDTTHTAKPKFIAYPVVAFTPETSWEFGASALYVYNPKRNLENRLSEISIFSFVTLKNQYGLYLDHAIYTDQNDYFLLGKFRVSQFPLLYHGVGIDTPEDPIARIDGFSITLRERVLRKIKENFYAGVELDLNHFSSAEVFEPSLDFIDPTGLSGFTNFGIGLGLVYDERYNVLNPREGLFAEGGFLHYSQDLVSDYNFTNYFLDVRYYHPTFKNQVLAGQLLINAADATSGSDVPFNQLSLMGGENLMRGYYLGRYRDRILVASQLEYRFLPFPFSRRFGGTIFGGVGAISPNVDNLNLDQVRASGGLGLRFLLFPGKDIYTRFDVAATNEGLGYYLFIGEAF from the coding sequence ATGCCTCGATCCCTCTCATTCTCATTTTCCCTCTCATTCTTATTCTTCCTCTTTTCCTTCCTCTTCCTCTCCACGGTTTCTTTCGGCCAGGAAGAAAAGGGCATCATTCGTTTATGGAATCGAGTGTTTAATGATACGACGCATACGGCGAAACCGAAGTTTATTGCCTACCCGGTGGTGGCTTTCACGCCGGAGACGAGTTGGGAGTTTGGGGCGAGTGCGTTGTACGTGTACAATCCGAAGAGGAATCTGGAGAACCGATTGAGTGAGATTTCGATTTTCAGCTTTGTGACCCTAAAGAACCAGTACGGACTGTACTTGGATCATGCGATTTACACAGATCAAAACGATTACTTTCTGCTTGGGAAATTCAGGGTCAGCCAGTTTCCTTTGCTGTATCACGGTGTCGGCATCGATACACCGGAAGACCCGATTGCTCGGATAGATGGATTCTCGATTACCTTGAGAGAACGGGTGTTGAGAAAGATCAAAGAGAACTTCTACGCCGGAGTGGAGCTGGACTTAAATCACTTTTCTTCGGCTGAGGTTTTTGAACCCTCCTTGGATTTCATAGACCCGACTGGGCTTTCCGGATTCACCAACTTCGGAATAGGTCTCGGCCTGGTTTATGACGAGCGTTACAATGTCCTCAACCCGCGTGAAGGCCTCTTTGCGGAAGGTGGATTTCTGCACTACAGCCAAGATCTGGTAAGCGATTACAACTTCACGAACTACTTCTTGGATGTCCGCTACTACCACCCAACATTCAAAAACCAAGTCCTCGCTGGACAATTACTCATCAACGCAGCAGACGCAACTAGCGGCAGCGATGTTCCATTTAATCAACTCTCATTAATGGGAGGAGAAAACCTCATGCGCGGCTATTACCTCGGAAGGTACCGAGACCGTATTCTCGTCGCCTCTCAATTAGAATATCGCTTCTTACCCTTCCCCTTCAGCCGACGCTTCGGCGGAACGATCTTTGGAGGGGTAGGAGCTATCAGTCCGAACGTTGACAACCTCAACCTCGATCAAGTCCGCGCATCCGGTGGCCTCGGCCTCCGTTTCCTCCTCTTCCCAGGCAAGGATATTTACACCCGCTTTGATGTGGCTGCGACGAATGAGGGGCTGGGGTATTACTTGTTTATTGGGGAGGCGTTTTGA
- a CDS encoding FG-GAP-like repeat-containing protein, with protein sequence MKPLTLLRFGVCLCLLFGICPILQAQFGEENVIYGNKEIKSTYGADLDGDSDIDLICAFEGSDQVTWHENLGNGTFAPGIVVSDNAMRAERVFAIDLDNDGDNDILSASFGDHKIAWYENDGNGGFSNELIISNETQGARAVYAIDLDGDELNDVLTASYWDDKIAWHKNLGGGEFSDELVISTSASFAYDVFAIDLDGDGDNDVISASALDDKIAWYENLGDDTFSSEKVLSTDADNARSVYAADLDGDGQNDILSASWSDHKIAWYQNLGDGNFSAEIVLSTTQQTPNCVRAADFDNDGDMDIVWTSHSDDKVAWFENQGSGEFSAPSAGSTITTVANCALFVFTGDMDSDGDVDIVSASNADDKLAWYENTGNSDFAAESIVFTAPDGVECIDSADLNGDGLNDVVSASLYDNKIAWFQNNGDGTFSDERVISTSAMNAQFVYCIDLDNDGDTDVISASSLDNKIAWYENFGNGTFSSQNVVSTEANGARSVFAADLDSDGNIDILSASLIDNTIAWYRNTGDEVFTPETIISQNANFAQDVYAIDLDDDGDIDVLSASSSDDKIAWYENLGDGNFTSEIILNNQAQGANDVTAADIDGDGDYDVLSASTGDDTVAWYENLGAGSFSEAQIITTSANGAQSIVAADLDLDGDIDVACGTSFWNSAYWYQNLGDGSFSEGITISNSMLDVKTILAVDISNNSVVDLVFGTFDDDKITWFPNLHGQGCTDPDACNYDPLALVDNGSCTAYYNCGDLNNDGIVNILDLLDFLGQVGCVGDCDEDLNGDGVVNIEDILILLGLM encoded by the coding sequence ATGAAACCTTTGACCCTGTTACGCTTTGGAGTATGCCTATGCTTGCTTTTTGGTATATGTCCCATTCTTCAAGCTCAATTTGGAGAAGAGAATGTGATTTATGGGAACAAGGAAATCAAATCTACATACGGTGCCGACTTGGATGGCGATTCAGACATTGACCTGATCTGTGCTTTTGAAGGGAGCGATCAAGTTACCTGGCATGAAAACCTCGGCAATGGCACGTTCGCTCCTGGCATTGTGGTTTCCGATAACGCGATGAGAGCGGAGCGCGTTTTTGCCATTGACCTAGACAATGATGGAGACAACGATATCCTTTCCGCTTCCTTCGGAGATCACAAAATTGCTTGGTACGAGAATGATGGCAACGGAGGGTTTAGTAACGAGCTTATCATATCGAATGAAACGCAAGGCGCTCGCGCTGTTTACGCCATTGATCTCGATGGCGACGAGTTGAACGACGTCCTCACCGCTTCCTATTGGGATGATAAAATCGCTTGGCACAAGAACTTAGGAGGTGGTGAATTCTCCGACGAGTTGGTCATTTCCACTTCTGCCAGTTTCGCCTATGATGTGTTCGCTATAGATCTAGACGGTGACGGTGACAATGATGTTATCTCTGCATCCGCACTCGACGATAAAATCGCTTGGTATGAAAACCTTGGTGACGATACATTCTCCAGTGAAAAAGTATTGTCAACCGATGCCGATAACGCACGTTCGGTCTATGCAGCAGACTTAGACGGAGATGGCCAAAACGATATACTCTCTGCCTCTTGGTCTGATCATAAAATTGCCTGGTACCAAAACCTCGGTGACGGCAACTTCTCTGCGGAAATCGTCTTATCCACCACGCAACAAACTCCCAACTGCGTCAGAGCCGCAGACTTTGACAATGACGGCGATATGGATATTGTTTGGACCTCACATAGCGATGACAAAGTTGCCTGGTTCGAAAATCAAGGATCGGGTGAATTTTCTGCACCGAGCGCAGGAAGTACCATTACAACAGTTGCTAATTGTGCCCTATTCGTATTTACAGGTGATATGGATTCGGATGGCGATGTAGATATCGTCTCTGCATCAAATGCGGACGATAAGCTCGCATGGTATGAAAACACTGGTAACTCCGATTTTGCTGCCGAATCCATTGTATTCACCGCACCGGATGGCGTGGAGTGTATCGATTCTGCAGACTTAAACGGAGATGGATTGAACGATGTAGTGTCTGCATCGTTATATGACAATAAAATTGCCTGGTTCCAAAACAACGGGGACGGCACTTTTTCAGATGAGCGAGTCATCTCTACATCAGCCATGAATGCTCAATTTGTCTACTGTATTGACTTGGACAACGATGGCGATACCGATGTAATTTCCGCTTCCAGTTTGGACAATAAAATCGCTTGGTACGAGAACTTTGGTAACGGAACTTTCTCAAGTCAGAATGTGGTCAGTACCGAAGCCAATGGTGCCCGCAGTGTATTCGCGGCAGATCTAGATTCGGACGGTAATATCGACATCCTTTCTGCCTCACTCATTGACAACACAATTGCTTGGTATCGAAACACGGGAGACGAGGTCTTTACTCCTGAAACAATCATCTCTCAAAATGCCAATTTTGCGCAAGACGTTTACGCCATCGACCTCGACGATGACGGAGACATTGACGTGCTATCGGCCTCGAGTTCTGACGATAAGATCGCCTGGTATGAGAATTTGGGAGACGGGAATTTCACGTCCGAAATAATCCTGAACAATCAAGCGCAGGGCGCCAATGACGTAACAGCCGCGGATATAGACGGAGACGGAGACTATGACGTCCTATCTGCATCTACCGGGGACGACACCGTTGCTTGGTACGAAAACCTAGGAGCTGGATCATTTTCTGAAGCACAGATTATTACCACTTCTGCCAATGGCGCACAAAGCATAGTAGCCGCAGATCTCGACTTAGATGGAGACATTGATGTTGCTTGCGGAACATCTTTTTGGAATAGCGCTTATTGGTATCAAAATTTAGGAGATGGTTCTTTTTCAGAAGGAATCACGATTTCCAATTCTATGCTAGACGTCAAAACCATTCTGGCCGTTGACATTTCCAACAATTCCGTTGTAGACCTCGTCTTCGGGACTTTCGACGACGACAAAATCACATGGTTCCCCAACCTGCACGGACAAGGATGCACTGATCCTGATGCCTGCAACTATGACCCATTGGCCCTCGTTGACAACGGTTCCTGCACCGCTTACTACAATTGCGGGGATCTAAACAATGATGGAATAGTGAACATACTTGACCTTCTTGATTTCCTCGGCCAAGTTGGATGTGTCGGAGACTGCGATGAGGACTTAAACGGCGATGGCGTAGTGAACATTGAAGACATTCTTATCCTCCTAGGCCTTATGTGA
- a CDS encoding DUF4870 domain-containing protein — translation MNQIREHRIQRRLTQSQLADETQLSLRTIQRVESSEDLPKGNTLKRLEEYFEVQFDDTPCRIDEVTLSKIKMINLSVLSFLFLPLLHIILPLVIWKRNSDNPSIRKMARIIVNFQLLWILLYVVLIVAAPFIQGGLGLETPLILIVMLALVLFNFITVILTAYSLSKKGRLPKLLTYQVQLI, via the coding sequence ATGAATCAAATAAGGGAACACAGAATTCAGCGCAGACTTACTCAAAGTCAACTTGCGGATGAAACGCAACTGTCGTTGCGCACAATTCAGCGGGTTGAGTCTTCTGAAGATTTGCCGAAAGGAAACACATTGAAAAGGCTAGAGGAATATTTCGAAGTTCAATTTGATGACACCCCATGTCGCATCGACGAAGTCACTCTATCGAAAATCAAGATGATTAATCTATCTGTTCTCTCTTTCCTATTCCTTCCTTTGCTGCATATTATTCTTCCATTAGTCATTTGGAAACGAAATTCTGATAATCCTTCCATCCGAAAAATGGCTAGGATCATCGTCAACTTTCAACTGCTATGGATACTACTTTACGTAGTGCTCATTGTAGCCGCTCCTTTTATTCAAGGAGGATTAGGATTGGAAACTCCATTGATCCTGATTGTGATGTTGGCATTGGTTCTCTTCAACTTCATAACCGTGATTCTTACAGCTTATTCACTGAGTAAAAAAGGAAGACTTCCTAAACTACTAACGTACCAAGTTCAGCTCATATAG
- a CDS encoding helix-turn-helix transcriptional regulator: protein MSENPASSGVQTRQLRDDIRFMKSESGYEAPIETFREGRKAYYRYSDPTFSINLTPLNQTEAEKLRNALSILQRFEGSPEFEWVHELIPMLKDQFGLKDNSRKVMGYDSNIDYSGYEHITPLFNAIVNQRVLEITYKPFDKQEYTFEFHPYFLKQYNNRWFVFGRNERFDINEWNLALDRIRNIKEVDVNYQSDEMDWEEFFFDMIGVTKTEGSEIQEVELEFSKEQAPYIKTKPLHPTQRSTTQDNGVLNVKLSVIVNYELEMKLLAYGEKVRVVSPKSLVESIKERLKKAVAQY from the coding sequence ATGTCAGAGAACCCTGCTTCGTCAGGGGTTCAAACACGGCAACTAAGAGATGATATTCGTTTCATGAAAAGTGAGAGTGGATACGAAGCTCCGATAGAAACCTTTCGAGAAGGGAGAAAGGCCTATTACAGGTATAGTGACCCTACGTTTTCAATAAATCTGACACCACTGAATCAAACAGAGGCAGAGAAGTTAAGAAATGCATTATCAATTTTACAAAGGTTTGAGGGCAGTCCTGAGTTTGAATGGGTTCATGAGTTAATTCCAATGCTAAAAGATCAATTTGGTTTGAAGGATAATTCAAGAAAGGTGATGGGCTATGATTCTAATATTGATTACTCTGGTTATGAGCACATCACACCGTTATTCAATGCGATTGTGAATCAAAGAGTTTTAGAGATAACCTATAAACCTTTTGATAAGCAAGAGTACACATTTGAGTTCCATCCATATTTCCTCAAGCAATACAATAATCGTTGGTTTGTTTTTGGAAGGAATGAGCGGTTTGATATCAATGAATGGAACCTAGCACTCGATAGAATTCGCAATATTAAAGAGGTTGATGTCAATTACCAGTCTGACGAGATGGATTGGGAAGAGTTTTTCTTCGATATGATTGGAGTAACGAAAACCGAGGGTTCGGAAATTCAGGAGGTAGAACTTGAGTTCAGCAAAGAACAGGCTCCATATATCAAAACCAAGCCACTTCATCCTACTCAGAGATCGACAACTCAAGATAACGGGGTTCTTAATGTTAAGCTTTCAGTCATAGTAAATTATGAACTTGAAATGAAATTGCTTGCCTATGGGGAAAAAGTTCGGGTAGTTAGTCCGAAGTCCCTAGTAGAATCTATAAAGGAAAGACTGAAAAAAGCTGTTGCACAATATTAA
- a CDS encoding DUF2130 domain-containing protein, which yields MNTQIKCPECNHKFDVEHAISSELEKSIREELAAKNLKQKKELEAKEQNLQRKFKEIEKAKASQDQIINEKLAEEKKRLRSELEVEVKKANEESTADLLKKISDQADEMTKLKRDKISFEQQVQDLKKKEEEMDLEIKEKVLAESKRIQEETKKAEQQKHHLDLKQKDELVNTLKEQIIDLQRKAEQGSMQSQGEILELEVERLLVNLYPSDSVEEIKKGANGADCVLSVNNSFGKSAGKIAFETKRTKSFSSTWIEKLKSDMRIHRADIGVIVTEAMPDGMEGFGLVDGIWVCKFSEVEGLSRVLRHSILKVYEVQEANEGRGEKMQVLYSYLISEEFKQQMEAIVRGFVNMKSALETEKRSMKRIWKQREKELELIIDGATEMHGSIRAIAGNSVAPIQELELIQESDPIELGESE from the coding sequence ATGAACACACAAATCAAATGTCCGGAATGTAATCATAAGTTTGATGTAGAGCACGCTATTTCTTCTGAGCTCGAGAAATCAATCCGTGAAGAGCTTGCAGCGAAAAATCTTAAGCAGAAAAAAGAACTAGAAGCGAAAGAGCAAAATCTGCAAAGGAAATTTAAAGAGATCGAAAAAGCGAAAGCTTCACAAGATCAAATTATTAACGAGAAGTTAGCTGAAGAAAAGAAGAGGTTGCGGTCAGAGCTTGAGGTTGAAGTTAAAAAGGCTAATGAAGAAAGTACAGCTGATCTATTGAAGAAAATTTCAGATCAAGCAGACGAGATGACCAAATTGAAAAGAGACAAAATCTCTTTTGAGCAACAGGTTCAAGACCTTAAGAAAAAGGAAGAAGAGATGGATCTTGAAATCAAAGAGAAAGTCTTGGCCGAATCCAAGCGAATTCAAGAAGAGACAAAGAAAGCTGAGCAGCAGAAGCATCATCTAGATTTGAAGCAGAAGGATGAGTTGGTGAACACACTTAAAGAGCAAATCATAGATCTTCAACGAAAAGCAGAGCAAGGTTCCATGCAATCTCAAGGAGAGATTCTTGAGTTAGAAGTTGAAAGATTATTAGTGAATCTATATCCTTCAGACAGTGTTGAAGAGATCAAGAAAGGCGCTAATGGAGCTGATTGTGTTCTGAGCGTGAATAATTCTTTCGGTAAATCCGCCGGAAAAATTGCATTCGAAACAAAGCGAACAAAGTCCTTCAGTAGCACTTGGATCGAGAAACTTAAATCCGATATGAGGATTCATCGGGCCGACATTGGTGTAATTGTCACCGAGGCAATGCCGGATGGAATGGAAGGGTTTGGATTAGTTGATGGGATATGGGTGTGTAAGTTCTCTGAAGTTGAAGGTCTTTCTAGAGTTTTAAGACATTCCATTTTAAAAGTATATGAAGTTCAAGAGGCGAACGAAGGACGTGGTGAGAAGATGCAGGTATTGTATAGCTATTTAATTAGTGAAGAGTTTAAACAACAGATGGAAGCCATCGTCCGAGGGTTCGTGAACATGAAGAGTGCCCTTGAGACAGAGAAACGCTCGATGAAGCGAATCTGGAAACAACGTGAAAAAGAACTCGAATTGATAATTGACGGAGCAACAGAAATGCATGGTTCCATCAGAGCAATAGCAGGTAACTCCGTAGCTCCTATTCAGGAATTGGAATTGATCCAAGAAAGCGATCCTATTGAATTAGGAGAAAGTGAATAA